The following are from one region of the Synechococcus sp. CBW1108 genome:
- a CDS encoding ISAs1 family transposase, which yields MTTFLKVTVPDGRYRRGVRYPQWFLLLVAVLGILSGCRSSRDLEAFARRHREALNQALGLELKRWPSDATFLYLFNKAHLQEFGQVLQAWMISQIPGGADGLDQLVCDGKTLRGSAIETEEGSHRFVAKVTVYARALGVAMAQKAYDTHESSERAALKDLLSSLDLEGVLIQADALHTTQSFFTGASPRGPTCS from the coding sequence GTGACAACTTTCCTGAAAGTCACCGTTCCGGACGGGCGATACCGCCGTGGGGTTCGTTACCCGCAGTGGTTCCTGCTGCTGGTAGCCGTCCTCGGGATCCTGAGTGGCTGCCGCAGTTCCCGGGATCTGGAGGCGTTCGCCAGGAGGCACCGTGAGGCGTTGAATCAGGCGCTCGGCCTGGAGCTCAAGCGCTGGCCCTCGGATGCCACCTTTCTCTACCTCTTCAACAAGGCCCACCTGCAGGAATTTGGGCAGGTGCTGCAGGCCTGGATGATCAGCCAGATCCCAGGCGGGGCTGATGGTCTGGACCAGTTGGTGTGTGACGGCAAGACCCTGCGCGGCTCTGCCATCGAGACGGAGGAGGGCAGCCACCGTTTTGTGGCCAAGGTGACGGTCTATGCCCGGGCCCTTGGCGTCGCCATGGCCCAGAAGGCCTACGACACTCACGAATCCAGCGAGCGGGCTGCTCTCAAGGATCTGCTGAGCAGCCTTGACCTGGAAGGCGTGCTGATCCAGGCGGACGCGCTCCACACGACGCAGTCGTTTTTCACTGGTGCCTCTCCCAGGGGGCCGACGTGCTCCTGA
- a CDS encoding GMC family oxidoreductase, whose translation MTDQLGRWFHDHLSVKAATLMPFGRRKFLNMFAPWFIGDTRHTIKLETSDAWQEKHSCLNVMGHLVFESAENSAFAWLRQQLLAQQSNLGSNEKLANPSLQQLPKETLDLLYLIWKRVVRQRRWCPSNAEIKLCIDTEQQPNPDSRIRLSKTLDAIGMPKAVVQWQWGESERHAFQSYRNLFNRQWSIWDLGEIYWNESFEAGSGWEKSVSDIYHLMGGTRMSLGPKDGIVDAELRVHGIDNLSVASLSVFPTGGSSNPTFTLMMLTLRLADRLLSRRQ comes from the coding sequence TTGACTGACCAATTGGGACGCTGGTTTCATGATCATCTCTCCGTCAAAGCTGCAACACTTATGCCATTCGGTAGACGCAAGTTTCTCAATATGTTCGCACCATGGTTTATTGGAGATACACGGCACACTATAAAGCTGGAAACCAGCGATGCCTGGCAGGAGAAACATTCATGCCTCAACGTGATGGGTCATTTGGTTTTTGAGTCAGCCGAAAACTCCGCTTTTGCCTGGCTTCGACAACAACTATTGGCTCAACAGAGCAATTTAGGAAGCAATGAAAAGCTTGCGAACCCGAGCCTTCAACAGTTACCCAAGGAAACTCTTGATTTGCTCTACCTAATTTGGAAAAGAGTAGTGCGTCAAAGACGCTGGTGTCCATCAAATGCAGAAATCAAATTATGCATTGATACCGAACAGCAACCAAACCCTGATAGTCGCATTCGATTATCGAAGACACTCGATGCAATCGGTATGCCCAAGGCTGTAGTGCAATGGCAATGGGGAGAATCTGAGCGCCATGCGTTTCAGTCATATAGGAACTTGTTTAACCGACAATGGAGCATATGGGACTTAGGTGAAATATACTGGAATGAAAGCTTTGAGGCTGGCAGTGGGTGGGAAAAGAGTGTTTCAGATATCTACCATTTGATGGGTGGAACCCGCATGTCTCTTGGCCCTAAAGACGGAATTGTCGACGCGGAATTGAGGGTACACGGGATTGATAATCTCTCTGTGGCTAGTCTTTCGGTGTTTCCAACAGGCGGTAGTTCAAATCCCACCTTTACCTTGATGATGCTGACTCTACGCTTGGCAGACCGTCTCTTGTCACGTAGACAATAA
- a CDS encoding transposase family protein — translation MISYLKATPNARIRLGVRIPAWNLLLVTVLDIMSGCQSLRDQERFAIRHHSVLNEALAIELSRPPSDSASRYFFRQVDVAALSAAIRNWKIAQIPSGAADLDQLICEGKTLRCSIEPTAGGRYAFITHVTLYSAALWLAARRQSGRCSKAAAQR, via the coding sequence CTGATCAGCTACCTCAAAGCGACTCCGAATGCCCGTATTCGGCTGGGCGTTCGTATTCCGGCCTGGAATTTGCTGCTGGTAACGGTGCTTGACATCATGAGTGGCTGTCAGAGCCTGCGGGATCAGGAGCGTTTTGCCATCCGACACCACAGCGTGTTGAACGAGGCACTGGCCATCGAACTCAGCCGTCCGCCTTCCGATTCAGCCTCCCGCTACTTCTTCCGCCAGGTGGACGTGGCGGCTCTCAGCGCTGCCATTCGCAACTGGAAGATCGCGCAGATCCCAAGTGGTGCAGCGGATCTCGATCAGCTGATCTGTGAGGGCAAGACCTTGAGATGCTCGATTGAGCCCACGGCCGGTGGCCGATACGCGTTCATTACCCATGTGACGCTGTATTCAGCTGCCCTGTGGCTCGCTGCACGGCGACAATCAGGTAGGTGCAGTAAAGCCGCTGCTCAGCGATGA
- a CDS encoding helix-turn-helix domain-containing protein → MIEMIGEANAAGAGLVRACGVIGICLRTLKRWRKPLMGGGDGVDRRKGSARLVGHRLSEEERQRILLTCNQPEYAALPPGQIVPAQADQKLFYSCGEDFVYLCHESNVLYEH, encoded by the coding sequence GTGATCGAGATGATCGGGGAGGCCAATGCTGCCGGCGCCGGCCTGGTGAGGGCCTGTGGTGTGATCGGCATCTGCCTGCGCACCCTCAAACGCTGGCGGAAGCCTTTGATGGGTGGTGGGGACGGCGTGGATCGCCGTAAAGGCAGTGCTCGCCTGGTGGGTCACCGCCTGAGCGAGGAAGAGCGCCAGCGAATCCTGCTGACGTGCAACCAGCCGGAGTACGCCGCGCTGCCGCCAGGGCAGATTGTGCCGGCACAGGCGGATCAGAAGCTGTTTTACTCCTGCGGAGAAGACTTCGTCTATTTGTGCCACGAGTCAAATGTTCTTTATGAGCACTGA
- a CDS encoding helix-turn-helix domain-containing protein, whose product MHPPHRQSVARISEELGIHVMTLYKWRKAWRLQGEVVPASEKEPEGWNAADKFTVVLESAGLNATELSAYCRERGLFPEQVSRWRQAAQDANAKPVLTMAEQKELEKLLTQDQRVIKAL is encoded by the coding sequence ATGCACCCGCCCCACAGGCAGAGCGTGGCCCGGATTTCAGAGGAGCTGGGCATCCACGTGATGACCCTCTACAAATGGAGGAAGGCCTGGCGGTTGCAGGGAGAGGTGGTGCCGGCATCCGAGAAGGAACCAGAGGGCTGGAACGCCGCCGACAAGTTCACGGTGGTGCTGGAAAGCGCCGGGCTCAATGCCACCGAACTCAGCGCCTACTGCCGCGAGCGGGGCCTGTTCCCTGAGCAGGTGAGCCGTTGGCGGCAGGCGGCCCAGGATGCCAACGCCAAGCCGGTGCTGACGATGGCCGAACAGAAGGAGCTCGAGAAGCTCCTCACCCAGGACCAGCGGGTGATCAAAGCCCTCTAG
- a CDS encoding IS481 family transposase → MHSHPLARLTPISRERLIRRHLEEGVPLKALAAQAGISLRSAYKWLARFRDGGVAALADRRSVRRTQRRTLDPQQLKQAVDLRHQRCTLRRIARAIKASLSTVGRVMNSLGLGRLKNLEPKKPVQRYQWERPGDMIHVDTKQLARFECVGHRITGDRRQGCSPGAGYEKVHVAIDDATRLAYVEVLADEQKATTVGFLARAVGWFSEQGITCRRVLSDNGSAYRSGDWRKACQALSLKPIRTKAYTPQTNGKAERFIKTLLEEWAYVIAYLCSPTRLFS, encoded by the coding sequence ATGCATAGCCACCCACTGGCCCGACTGACGCCGATCAGTCGGGAACGCCTGATTCGTCGGCACCTCGAGGAAGGCGTGCCGCTAAAGGCCCTTGCGGCGCAAGCCGGGATCAGCTTGCGCAGCGCCTACAAGTGGCTGGCGCGCTTCCGTGATGGCGGTGTAGCGGCACTGGCGGATCGACGGAGTGTTCGCCGCACCCAGCGGCGGACGCTCGATCCGCAGCAACTGAAACAGGCCGTGGATCTACGGCACCAGCGCTGCACGCTCCGCCGCATCGCCAGGGCCATCAAGGCGTCCCTCTCCACCGTCGGGAGGGTGATGAACTCGCTGGGGCTTGGCCGGCTCAAGAATCTGGAGCCCAAGAAACCAGTGCAGCGCTACCAGTGGGAGCGCCCGGGCGACATGATCCATGTCGACACAAAACAGCTGGCCCGTTTCGAGTGTGTCGGCCATCGGATCACCGGCGACCGCCGTCAAGGCTGCTCACCGGGTGCCGGCTACGAGAAAGTGCACGTCGCCATCGATGACGCCACCCGCCTGGCCTACGTCGAGGTGCTCGCCGACGAGCAGAAGGCGACGACTGTTGGGTTCCTGGCCCGGGCCGTCGGCTGGTTCTCGGAGCAGGGGATCACCTGCCGCCGAGTTCTCTCGGACAATGGTTCCGCCTACCGCTCCGGTGACTGGCGAAAAGCTTGTCAGGCACTGAGCCTGAAACCCATCCGCACCAAGGCATACACGCCGCAGACCAATGGTAAGGCCGAACGATTCATCAAGACACTGCTGGAGGAATGGGCCTACGTCATCGCCTACCTGTGTAGTCCCACCAGGTTGTTCAGCTGA
- a CDS encoding transposase → MITDTLTRKGKRSVRRHLFLTSVRTTPEALLRLIRQRWSIENEWHWARDAQLGEDAHRYANRIGAPVFAFLRTIVMNLLRRGGYRSIRQGLRELAYDIKGMLALGGVTKARSAP, encoded by the coding sequence GTGATCACCGACACGCTGACCCGCAAGGGCAAGCGCAGCGTGCGGCGGCATCTATTCCTCACCAGCGTGCGCACCACTCCAGAAGCCTTGCTGCGCCTGATCCGGCAGCGCTGGAGCATTGAGAACGAGTGGCACTGGGCCCGCGACGCCCAACTGGGTGAGGACGCCCATCGCTACGCCAACCGGATCGGTGCTCCAGTGTTCGCCTTCCTGCGCACCATCGTGATGAACTTGCTACGGCGCGGCGGTTACCGCTCGATCCGCCAAGGTCTGCGCGAGCTGGCCTACGACATCAAGGGAATGCTGGCGCTGGGAGGAGTGACAAAAGCCAGGAGCGCACCTTGA
- a CDS encoding glycosyltransferase family 4 protein — MRITILQGAFLPVPTLRGGAVEKMWFELGKQFCSKGHTVTQVSRRFPGLPASETIEGVKHIRIKGYDWPSNPLMHKLLDFIYTLRSLKSLPKADILITNTFWSPILATPFQHRFGRIVVDIQRIPKGQIRFYSSVACLRANSSSVQQAIIAEAPNLANKVAVIPNPLPYNPPPLLSTKTEKVILYCGRLHPEKGIDLLLHAFQLACQRGLSNWSLRLVGSADVSAGGGGSVWIKRLVNLYSSDGLPVEWLGPLYNEHELQEQYSRATIFVYPSLADNGESFGMAPLEAMAFGAVPIVSSVACFQDFIKPEVNGLIFNHRHLDAVTILSTAIIKLANSPEVCSILSRNALKVRQTHHPSAIAEEFINCFAAQFKD; from the coding sequence TTGAGAATCACTATCCTACAAGGTGCTTTCTTACCCGTACCCACCTTGCGTGGTGGTGCGGTTGAAAAAATGTGGTTTGAACTCGGCAAGCAATTTTGCTCGAAGGGCCATACGGTAACCCAGGTTTCCCGGCGATTCCCAGGGTTACCAGCATCGGAAACTATTGAAGGAGTCAAACACATACGCATAAAAGGCTATGATTGGCCGTCTAATCCCTTGATGCATAAACTTCTTGATTTTATCTATACGCTTAGATCATTAAAATCTCTGCCTAAGGCGGATATTTTAATAACAAATACTTTTTGGTCGCCAATACTGGCTACTCCTTTCCAGCATAGATTTGGACGAATTGTTGTTGACATACAAAGAATACCAAAGGGCCAAATTCGTTTTTACAGTTCGGTAGCATGCCTCAGAGCCAATAGTTCATCGGTACAACAAGCAATTATAGCCGAGGCCCCAAATCTTGCGAATAAAGTAGCAGTCATTCCAAACCCACTACCATACAACCCCCCTCCATTGTTATCAACTAAAACTGAGAAAGTTATTCTTTATTGTGGAAGACTCCATCCAGAGAAAGGAATTGACCTATTGCTTCACGCTTTCCAATTAGCCTGTCAGCGAGGATTATCTAATTGGTCACTCCGCTTGGTAGGCTCTGCAGACGTCTCAGCAGGCGGAGGAGGCTCTGTGTGGATAAAACGCCTAGTTAACTTGTATTCAAGCGACGGTTTGCCAGTTGAATGGCTCGGTCCATTATATAACGAGCATGAACTTCAAGAACAATATAGTCGGGCGACCATATTTGTCTATCCGTCTCTCGCCGATAACGGTGAAAGTTTTGGTATGGCTCCATTGGAAGCAATGGCGTTTGGGGCAGTGCCAATTGTGAGCTCTGTAGCATGCTTTCAAGACTTCATAAAGCCTGAAGTTAATGGTTTAATATTCAATCATAGGCACCTAGACGCAGTGACGATACTTTCTACTGCTATCATAAAATTGGCTAACAGTCCAGAGGTGTGCAGTATTCTCAGCAGAAATGCTCTTAAGGTACGGCAAACCCACCATCCATCTGCTATTGCAGAAGAATTTATAAACTGTTTCGCTGCTCAATTCAAAGACTAA